In one Hyphomicrobium sp. 99 genomic region, the following are encoded:
- a CDS encoding Lrp/AsnC family transcriptional regulator, with product MSNLIKPAPTTDSTFSSPYDELNRRIVGMLQEDGRVSFRTIAETLDVSEGTVRNRVNWMKEAGQLAIVAIVDPASITYRSDAMLGIKIAPGHTPEEVAQRIGKHPQAVYVLWVGGRFDLLVEVVIEAEGELSDFMNDHVYKDPGIGSVEIMTGIQMFKNQFLLKRDFTIQPPA from the coding sequence ATGTCCAACCTAATTAAACCTGCGCCGACTACGGACAGTACTTTTTCGTCTCCGTATGACGAGCTCAATCGGCGGATCGTGGGCATGCTGCAAGAAGACGGCCGAGTGTCGTTCCGCACGATTGCTGAGACGCTTGACGTCTCTGAAGGCACTGTTCGCAATCGTGTCAATTGGATGAAAGAAGCGGGACAACTTGCGATCGTTGCGATCGTCGATCCGGCGTCAATCACTTACCGGTCCGATGCGATGCTAGGCATAAAGATAGCGCCGGGTCATACGCCGGAAGAAGTGGCTCAGCGCATCGGAAAGCATCCGCAAGCGGTCTATGTTCTTTGGGTCGGGGGACGGTTCGACCTACTGGTGGAGGTGGTGATCGAGGCCGAAGGAGAGCTCTCCGATTTCATGAACGACCATGTCTATAAGGATCCGGGCATAGGGTCGGTAGAAATCATGACCGGCATACAAATGTTCAAGAACCAGTTCCTACTGAAACGCGATTTCACGATTCAACCACCGGCGTAG
- a CDS encoding alpha/beta fold hydrolase has protein sequence MLDYEVFRLGNVELQSGEVLLDGQLAFKSYGELNARKDNVVVLPTFMTGTHRRNEGFFGPGRALDPSTHFIVSMNMFGNGVSSSPTNAHPQQAGSKFPKITIFDNVRCQHRVLVERFGINELALVAGWSMAGCQAYEWAAQYPQMVKAILPFCASAKVSPHNFVFLEGIKAALLADSAWNGGDYQAPPERGLKAFARVYAGWAYSQEFYRDGHFKTLGYASIEDLLVDWENDHVENWDANNLLTKIWTWQHSDISANATYSGDFAKALRAIEARAIVIPCRKDLYFPPEDNQLEVQQMANAELCVYDSPFGHCVASPGNDKKFERFLDGKIAESMA, from the coding sequence ATTTTGGACTACGAAGTATTCAGGCTCGGGAATGTCGAGCTGCAGTCCGGTGAAGTTCTGCTCGACGGGCAATTGGCTTTCAAAAGCTACGGCGAGCTAAACGCCCGGAAGGACAACGTTGTCGTGCTGCCAACGTTCATGACCGGAACGCATCGTCGCAATGAGGGCTTCTTCGGCCCAGGACGAGCGCTCGATCCAAGCACGCACTTTATCGTCTCGATGAACATGTTCGGCAACGGGGTATCGAGTTCGCCGACCAACGCCCACCCGCAGCAAGCTGGCAGCAAGTTCCCGAAAATCACGATCTTCGACAACGTTCGCTGCCAGCACCGCGTGCTGGTCGAACGCTTCGGCATTAACGAACTTGCATTGGTCGCCGGATGGTCGATGGCAGGTTGCCAGGCCTACGAATGGGCCGCGCAATATCCTCAAATGGTGAAGGCAATTCTGCCGTTCTGCGCCTCGGCAAAAGTATCGCCACACAATTTCGTATTCCTTGAAGGTATCAAGGCTGCCTTGCTCGCCGACAGCGCATGGAATGGGGGAGACTATCAAGCCCCGCCTGAGCGTGGGCTGAAAGCATTCGCAAGGGTCTACGCCGGCTGGGCGTACTCACAAGAGTTCTACCGAGACGGACACTTCAAAACCCTCGGCTACGCATCTATCGAAGATCTTCTTGTCGACTGGGAAAACGACCACGTCGAGAACTGGGACGCGAACAATCTTCTCACCAAAATCTGGACGTGGCAGCACTCGGACATCAGCGCCAATGCGACCTATTCGGGTGACTTCGCGAAGGCGCTACGAGCAATAGAGGCGCGCGCCATCGTCATCCCTTGCCGTAAGGACCTCTACTTCCCGCCGGAAGACAATCAGCTTGAAGTTCAGCAGATGGCGAACGCCGAACTCTGCGTCTACGATTCACCATTCGGGCATTGCGTGGCGAGCCCTGGCAACGACAAGAAATTTGAGAGGTTCCTTGACGGCAAGATCGCAGAGTCGATGGCGTAG
- a CDS encoding glutamine synthetase family protein translates to MSTKTDRGAEPTVNLTGPGKTNPVPKYHQSFNDALPSKEKVAEVRQRLEKAGVKYVISCWIDLFGVPKTKPVPMTDFEDLCAGKGPQFAVHSISYVPELTSADSDQVMVPDLDAVYICPWDRTTAFIFADLFWEDKPYNVCPRQALKRAISEAHDAGYVGYAGIEPEFIVMKWNEEGQPVKAFDDDPAPGKGLRPRRQAFGYDVEYTTNSMPFLKEMIDILNELGWSLHDVVAEGAYSQFELDFHYTHLLEMADRLVFLRILLKEVAKKHGMFVTFMPKPTTGDWRSGAHINFSLRPTSSPDKNLFQTKEGGWSDESRYATGGLIAHSEAITALACATVNSYNGLVPRVGGFEGGTVTWAPTNITYGFNNRSAQFRLPQSRYCLENRAADMTMNVYLTLGLTLAAAVKGITEKIDPGKPTDRDLYSMTREEMDQAGIRRLPKNLSEALEYLSKDDLAEKVLGPTMLKSYLAYKVDEWERYHQSVTDWEVKEYLRLY, encoded by the coding sequence ATGTCAACAAAGACAGATAGAGGCGCCGAACCAACGGTCAATCTGACCGGCCCGGGAAAGACCAATCCCGTTCCGAAATATCATCAGTCCTTCAACGACGCCTTGCCGAGTAAAGAGAAAGTCGCGGAAGTGCGCCAGCGGCTCGAGAAAGCTGGCGTTAAATACGTGATCTCCTGCTGGATCGACCTCTTTGGAGTTCCAAAAACGAAGCCCGTGCCTATGACGGACTTTGAAGATCTGTGTGCCGGCAAAGGACCGCAATTTGCGGTGCATTCGATATCCTACGTGCCCGAATTGACGTCTGCGGATTCGGATCAGGTGATGGTCCCCGACTTGGATGCCGTTTACATCTGCCCCTGGGATCGAACGACAGCCTTCATCTTTGCCGACTTGTTTTGGGAAGATAAGCCTTACAATGTTTGCCCTCGCCAAGCGCTGAAGCGCGCGATTAGTGAGGCGCATGACGCTGGCTACGTTGGCTATGCGGGCATTGAGCCTGAATTCATTGTTATGAAGTGGAACGAGGAAGGGCAGCCGGTCAAGGCGTTCGACGACGATCCCGCGCCAGGAAAGGGACTGCGTCCGCGTAGGCAGGCATTCGGCTACGACGTGGAATACACGACGAACTCGATGCCGTTCCTCAAAGAGATGATCGACATTTTGAACGAACTGGGCTGGAGCCTTCATGACGTTGTCGCGGAGGGCGCCTACTCGCAGTTCGAATTGGACTTCCATTACACGCACTTGCTCGAGATGGCGGACCGTCTCGTGTTCCTTCGCATTTTGTTGAAGGAAGTCGCGAAGAAGCATGGGATGTTCGTCACCTTTATGCCGAAGCCGACGACCGGAGACTGGCGCTCGGGCGCGCATATCAACTTCTCGCTGCGGCCGACGTCGTCGCCCGACAAAAACCTGTTCCAGACGAAAGAGGGTGGTTGGTCAGACGAGTCGCGCTACGCAACGGGCGGACTCATCGCGCACTCCGAGGCGATCACCGCTTTGGCATGTGCCACGGTCAACTCCTACAATGGCCTCGTCCCTCGAGTTGGTGGCTTCGAAGGTGGCACCGTAACTTGGGCACCGACCAACATCACTTACGGTTTCAACAACCGCTCGGCGCAGTTCCGGCTGCCGCAGAGTCGCTACTGCCTCGAGAACAGAGCGGCTGACATGACCATGAACGTCTACTTGACCCTTGGTCTGACGCTAGCTGCTGCGGTCAAAGGGATCACCGAGAAGATCGATCCCGGAAAGCCGACGGATCGTGACCTTTACAGCATGACGAGAGAGGAAATGGATCAAGCTGGTATCCGCCGCTTGCCGAAAAATCTTTCCGAAGCACTCGAATATCTGAGCAAAGACGATCTGGCTGAGAAGGTGCTAGGACCCACGATGCTCAAGTCTTACCTCGCCTACAAAGTCGACGAATGGGAGCGCTATCATCAGTCGGTGACCGATTGGGAGGTCAAAGAATATCTCCGCCTCTACTAA
- a CDS encoding APC family permease has protein sequence MMQETVVPAPTGGGATVGSEERQLIRSIDWTGAFWIASGIPAAFLFSIGGIAGTTGKLAFLVWMISITMGFFQSFTYAEIAGMFANKSGGASVYGATAWIRYSKLVAPLSVWCNWFAWSPVLSLGCAIAAAYLLNAFAPIPSVDSSVVKEWVSAHAGTAIDAQRITEWLAANAGKTAIDAQQALLQSDAVAALTPAIRTWELASFDILGLASAHLNATFFIGAALMLIIFAIQHRGVAATAGVQKLIGMVVIGTIAVVGVTPILMGKIDWSNFANLVPPAAPYSAEPGAWSNGGWTLFLGGLFIAAWSTYAFENAVCYTSELKDPKRDTFKAIFYSGLLCLVMFSLVPFTFQGVLGVQGMLDPSILDGSGVGAALAGMVGGGPVVLSLLVGLMILAVVLNIMTAMAGSSRTLYQGSVDGWLPKYLSHVNENGAPTRAMWTDLVFNLGLLALASDPAGYFFVLAVANVGYIIFNFLNLNAGWIHRIDSPHVERPWRAPTFLIGFNTLLAFVNCVLLGAGAKVWGYSNALWVGFGFAALIIPVFIFRHYVQDKGQLPACALIDLGVAQGSLGERRAGILPYVALIAGVAVVLVSNEFFQLP, from the coding sequence ATGATGCAAGAGACGGTGGTGCCGGCACCTACGGGAGGAGGAGCCACCGTTGGCTCCGAGGAGCGACAGCTCATCCGTTCTATCGATTGGACGGGCGCTTTCTGGATCGCGAGTGGTATACCGGCAGCTTTTCTATTTTCTATCGGCGGCATCGCGGGAACCACGGGCAAACTTGCCTTTCTCGTGTGGATGATCTCCATCACGATGGGCTTCTTTCAATCGTTCACATACGCAGAAATTGCGGGAATGTTTGCAAACAAGTCCGGCGGCGCATCCGTCTACGGTGCAACTGCTTGGATCCGATATTCGAAGTTGGTTGCGCCGCTGTCGGTCTGGTGCAACTGGTTTGCGTGGTCGCCGGTCCTCTCTCTCGGCTGCGCCATCGCTGCGGCCTACTTACTCAACGCTTTTGCGCCGATTCCCTCGGTTGACTCCTCAGTCGTCAAAGAGTGGGTGAGTGCACATGCGGGAACTGCGATCGATGCGCAGCGTATCACGGAGTGGTTGGCGGCAAACGCTGGCAAGACCGCTATCGACGCTCAGCAAGCGTTACTGCAGTCGGATGCAGTAGCTGCTCTGACGCCCGCCATTCGAACCTGGGAACTCGCATCTTTCGATATCCTCGGCCTTGCGAGCGCGCATCTGAATGCGACGTTCTTCATCGGCGCGGCTTTGATGTTGATCATCTTTGCGATCCAACATCGCGGCGTCGCCGCCACAGCGGGCGTGCAGAAACTCATTGGCATGGTGGTGATCGGCACCATTGCGGTGGTCGGGGTTACGCCCATTCTCATGGGTAAAATCGATTGGAGCAATTTTGCCAACCTCGTGCCGCCAGCTGCACCCTACTCGGCCGAGCCGGGTGCCTGGAGCAATGGGGGCTGGACATTGTTTTTGGGCGGTTTGTTTATTGCCGCTTGGTCGACTTACGCGTTCGAGAACGCCGTCTGCTATACGAGCGAACTCAAGGATCCGAAGCGAGATACCTTCAAAGCGATCTTCTACTCGGGTCTCCTCTGCCTCGTGATGTTCTCCTTGGTGCCCTTCACATTCCAGGGCGTCCTAGGCGTGCAAGGCATGCTTGATCCCTCGATTTTGGATGGTTCCGGCGTTGGCGCTGCTTTGGCCGGCATGGTCGGGGGCGGGCCTGTGGTGCTCTCGCTGCTCGTGGGGCTAATGATTTTAGCAGTAGTGCTCAACATTATGACTGCGATGGCAGGCTCCTCGCGCACGCTCTACCAAGGCTCCGTCGATGGCTGGCTGCCGAAGTATCTTAGCCACGTGAATGAAAACGGCGCACCTACGCGAGCCATGTGGACGGATCTAGTTTTCAATCTTGGCCTACTAGCGCTCGCATCCGATCCCGCTGGGTATTTCTTCGTGCTCGCAGTGGCCAATGTCGGCTACATCATATTCAACTTCCTCAACCTCAATGCGGGCTGGATCCATCGTATAGATTCTCCGCATGTAGAGCGTCCCTGGCGTGCGCCCACATTCCTAATCGGGTTCAATACCCTCCTTGCGTTTGTGAACTGCGTCCTGCTTGGAGCTGGTGCGAAGGTCTGGGGTTATTCAAATGCTCTCTGGGTCGGATTCGGTTTTGCGGCCCTCATCATACCGGTGTTTATCTTCCGCCATTACGTTCAGGATAAGGGCCAGCTTCCGGCATGCGCGCTCATCGACTTGGGTGTCGCGCAAGGTTCTCTTGGCGAGCGCCGGGCCGGCATCCTCCCTTACGTGGCGCTGATTGCAGGCGTCGCCGTAGTTTTGGTTTCGAACGAATTTTTCCAGCTCCCCTGA
- a CDS encoding tyrosine-type recombinase/integrase has translation MEDHTEELNPSRRPPWNKGKLIGAKPPLRPSHVWSIRTKLQMTGRTRDLALFNLAIDSKLRGCDVVAVRVDDVAPSGYAMDRATIKQKKTGRPVRFELTDQTRLAIDEYLRWTGRKPGQFLFAGRGDGSSGLTTRQYARLVHEWVASIGLDPAKFGTHSLRRTKAVLIYRRTGNLRAVQLLLGHSKIESTVRYLGIEVDDAIEIAEKIDT, from the coding sequence ATGGAAGACCATACTGAAGAGCTGAACCCCTCACGCCGTCCGCCCTGGAACAAAGGCAAGCTTATTGGCGCAAAGCCGCCCCTCAGGCCCAGTCACGTCTGGTCGATAAGAACCAAGCTCCAGATGACTGGGCGAACGCGCGATCTCGCACTGTTCAATCTCGCCATTGATAGCAAGCTGCGTGGCTGTGATGTCGTAGCCGTCCGGGTCGATGACGTTGCGCCGAGCGGCTATGCAATGGACCGCGCGACCATCAAGCAGAAGAAGACCGGCAGGCCAGTGCGCTTCGAGCTAACCGACCAGACCCGTCTAGCGATTGATGAGTACCTGCGATGGACGGGACGAAAGCCGGGTCAGTTTCTGTTCGCGGGTCGAGGCGATGGCTCAAGTGGGCTCACCACTCGGCAATATGCCCGGCTTGTACACGAGTGGGTGGCCAGCATCGGGCTCGATCCGGCCAAGTTCGGTACCCACTCATTGAGAAGGACAAAGGCGGTGTTGATCTACCGGCGCACCGGAAATCTGCGGGCAGTCCAGCTTTTGCTCGGGCATTCGAAGATTGAGAGCACCGTCCGGTATCTCGGGATCGAAGTCGATGATGCCATCGAGATCGCAGAGAAGATCGACACCTGA
- a CDS encoding carboxylesterase family protein, whose translation MANLWASKIPTYAYDFTYTRAPFNFPQMPNAYSPTGHFQALAYHTVDIQFLFQNFSGGILGVNLDQQTGLPRELQGTEVKLSDQPVAAWTNFAVTGNPNGPRALEWALFKANSGPFLQQDIPTSKYPRLRPIVWRSR comes from the coding sequence ATTGCAAATCTGTGGGCGTCGAAAATTCCGACCTACGCTTACGATTTCACTTACACGAGGGCGCCGTTCAACTTCCCGCAGATGCCGAACGCCTACTCTCCAACGGGTCATTTCCAGGCCCTCGCCTACCACACCGTGGATATTCAGTTCCTGTTCCAGAATTTTTCGGGCGGAATTCTCGGCGTGAATCTCGATCAGCAGACCGGCCTGCCGCGCGAGCTGCAAGGCACCGAGGTCAAGCTGTCCGACCAGCCCGTGGCGGCTTGGACCAACTTTGCAGTGACCGGCAACCCGAACGGACCCAGGGCTCTCGAATGGGCACTGTTCAAGGCCAACTCTGGACCATTCCTCCAGCAGGATATTCCCACCTCGAAATATCCTCGACTGCGCCCTATCGTTTGGCGCAGTCGATGA
- a CDS encoding RluA family pseudouridine synthase produces MSRARIQSLIRDGHVRAGETIGEPRTPVKPGVTYSVSLPEAEETGVEGEDVPLDIVYEDDDLIVIDKPAGLVVHPSAGHASGTLVNALIAHCGDSLSGIGGVKRPGIVHRLDKDTTGLLVVAKSDAAHQGLAEQFQSHGRDGRLHRSYLAFVWGRLPLPAGAIDARLGRSRANRMKITVTRGEAGRSAKTHYEVIDVFPGEKAGGDVSLLRLVLETGRTHQIRVHLAHIGHPVVGDPTYGAGFKTRLASLHEGAKDVASSLTRQALHAAELEFEHPISGKKLKFSSKLPADLQQLGEALKPSQRLATDKRRGRRLK; encoded by the coding sequence ATGAGCCGGGCTCGTATCCAATCTCTCATCCGCGATGGCCATGTTCGCGCCGGCGAGACGATAGGGGAGCCGCGCACACCGGTCAAACCGGGCGTTACTTACTCGGTCAGTCTCCCCGAGGCGGAAGAGACCGGCGTCGAGGGCGAAGATGTTCCGCTCGACATCGTCTATGAAGATGACGATCTGATCGTGATCGATAAGCCCGCTGGTCTCGTCGTGCACCCTTCGGCGGGCCACGCGTCGGGCACTCTCGTAAACGCCCTGATTGCCCACTGCGGGGACAGCCTCTCGGGTATCGGAGGTGTCAAGCGGCCGGGCATCGTCCATCGTTTGGACAAGGACACGACGGGTTTGCTGGTTGTCGCCAAGTCCGACGCGGCGCATCAGGGATTGGCGGAGCAGTTCCAGAGCCACGGTCGCGATGGCCGCCTCCACCGCAGCTACCTCGCTTTCGTTTGGGGAAGGCTCCCGCTGCCGGCCGGTGCAATCGATGCCCGCCTGGGCCGCAGTCGAGCCAACCGCATGAAAATCACCGTGACGCGAGGCGAAGCCGGCCGCAGCGCCAAGACGCACTATGAAGTGATAGATGTCTTTCCCGGAGAAAAGGCTGGCGGCGACGTCTCGCTTTTGCGCCTCGTCCTCGAAACGGGTCGGACGCACCAAATTCGCGTGCACTTAGCGCATATCGGCCATCCGGTTGTGGGAGACCCGACCTATGGCGCCGGATTTAAGACGCGTCTCGCATCTCTCCACGAGGGCGCAAAAGATGTGGCTTCGAGCCTGACGCGGCAGGCGCTGCATGCGGCCGAACTCGAGTTCGAACACCCGATTTCTGGCAAAAAGCTTAAGTTTAGCAGTAAATTGCCCGCCGACCTTCAACAGCTTGGAGAGGCGTTGAAGCCTAGCCAAAGACTGGCGACGGATAAGAGACGCGGCCGCCGTTTGAAATAG
- the rpoH gene encoding RNA polymerase sigma factor RpoH: MASKGLPSLAGGSLGLTRYLEEIRKFPMLAPDEEFMLAKRWQEHQDSDAAEKLVTSHLRLVARIAMGYRGYGLPIGEVISEGNVGLMQAVKRFDPDKGFRLATYAMWWIRASIQEYILRSWSLVKMGTTAAQKKLFFNLRRAKSQLQALDDGDLKPEHVKTIATKLGVPEEDVVNMNRRLGGDASLNAPIRAESESGEWQDWLVDDTPTQEDRLVEDEELSRRKSYLSSAMSVLNDRERRVFEARRLSEEPATLEQLSEEFGVSRERIRQIEVRAFEKVQKAVTSTARQAESPAVLEGARP, encoded by the coding sequence ATGGCATCTAAAGGTCTTCCGTCACTGGCCGGCGGTTCGCTGGGCCTCACGCGTTACCTCGAAGAAATTCGCAAATTCCCGATGCTTGCGCCTGACGAGGAATTTATGCTCGCCAAGCGCTGGCAGGAACACCAGGATTCTGACGCCGCCGAAAAGCTGGTGACGTCGCATTTGCGGCTCGTCGCGCGGATCGCGATGGGCTACCGCGGCTACGGCTTGCCAATCGGGGAAGTGATCTCCGAAGGAAACGTCGGCCTGATGCAGGCCGTCAAACGCTTCGATCCCGATAAAGGCTTCCGCCTCGCCACATATGCGATGTGGTGGATTCGTGCGTCGATTCAAGAGTACATCTTGCGGTCGTGGAGCCTTGTGAAGATGGGCACCACGGCAGCGCAGAAGAAGCTTTTCTTCAACCTGCGGCGCGCGAAGAGCCAGCTTCAGGCGCTGGACGACGGCGATCTGAAGCCCGAACACGTGAAGACGATCGCGACGAAGCTCGGCGTGCCCGAGGAGGACGTGGTGAACATGAATCGCCGCCTCGGCGGCGACGCGTCCCTCAATGCGCCGATCCGGGCTGAATCGGAATCCGGCGAATGGCAGGACTGGCTGGTCGACGATACGCCCACGCAGGAGGATCGCCTTGTCGAGGACGAAGAGCTGTCTCGGCGGAAGTCCTATCTCTCGTCCGCGATGTCGGTCTTGAACGATCGTGAGCGCCGGGTATTCGAAGCTCGCCGGTTGAGCGAGGAGCCTGCAACACTCGAACAGCTGTCGGAGGAGTTCGGCGTCAGCCGCGAACGCATCCGCCAGATCGAGGTAAGGGCCTTCGAAAAGGTGCAGAAGGCAGTCACCTCGACCGCGCGGCAGGCCGAATCCCCTGCGGTGCTGGAGGGGGCCCGTCCCTAA
- a CDS encoding diacylglycerol kinase family protein has product MRSRFALVYNSTAGVAVPRLLDGVITRLRQSQSEVFQVPARSAAEAAERVSDLAKLSACDAVIAAGGDGTFRAVATGAAGTELPVGLIPLGTGNVLANEIGLPKSVRAITDVLLHGEHIEARGGLVNGEPFFLMLGAGFDARIVSKLNYRTKRAFGRGAYVYPVIRTLAETPTIFDVELDGRRFDASWVILTFASRYGSLFKLTEDAGFGRDTLMAVVMEAGSRRAIAANLVSLGLGWLARPETRPKGVHVLPVTTATIGRWNATPFQIDGDHGGISKIEVLADGPRVRLIVPPRYVADLTNCHANRVASES; this is encoded by the coding sequence ATGCGCAGCCGCTTCGCACTCGTTTATAATTCGACGGCTGGTGTCGCCGTTCCGCGCCTACTTGATGGCGTGATCACCCGTCTGCGCCAAAGCCAATCGGAAGTCTTCCAGGTCCCCGCGCGTAGCGCCGCGGAAGCCGCGGAGCGCGTTTCAGATTTGGCAAAACTGAGCGCGTGCGACGCCGTCATCGCAGCGGGCGGAGACGGCACATTCCGCGCCGTTGCGACGGGGGCGGCCGGAACCGAGTTGCCGGTCGGTCTCATTCCACTTGGGACGGGCAACGTTCTCGCTAACGAGATCGGCCTCCCGAAGAGCGTGAGAGCCATCACCGATGTTCTGCTGCATGGTGAGCACATCGAAGCGCGAGGCGGCCTCGTCAACGGTGAACCCTTTTTCCTGATGCTGGGCGCTGGGTTCGACGCGCGCATCGTCTCGAAGCTGAATTACCGCACGAAACGTGCTTTCGGCCGCGGCGCGTACGTCTATCCCGTCATCCGGACGCTCGCTGAAACGCCCACGATTTTCGACGTCGAGCTCGACGGAAGACGCTTTGACGCCAGTTGGGTGATCCTCACATTCGCGAGCCGCTACGGCAGCTTGTTCAAGTTGACTGAGGATGCCGGCTTCGGTCGGGACACTCTCATGGCCGTGGTGATGGAAGCGGGCTCGCGGCGCGCAATCGCGGCCAATCTCGTCTCACTTGGCCTCGGCTGGCTGGCCCGTCCGGAAACGAGACCCAAGGGCGTGCACGTCTTGCCGGTGACGACCGCCACGATCGGCCGGTGGAATGCCACGCCTTTCCAGATCGACGGCGACCATGGCGGCATCTCGAAGATCGAGGTTCTTGCCGACGGTCCGCGCGTCCGGCTGATTGTCCCTCCGCGATATGTTGCTGATCTCACGAATTGTCACGCGAATCGCGTAGCCTCTGAATCGTGA
- a CDS encoding N-acetylmuramoyl-L-alanine amidase, whose protein sequence is MATVSPVPAPTPAARAGGTRFVIGLASKVDYQVFSLANPNRVVVELPEISVRLPALEGKGPTGLVKSFRAGLAARGKTRVVIEVTQPVVVESSNINKDKDGQFRLSLAIVPADAGIAAPQKGMAQPSALGATATLQPPVPRLAENPRERAAKAFKPIIVLDPGHGGHDSGAEKFGTIEKDVVLAFGLVLREILEKTGRYRVLMTRSDDTFIPLDERTNYAERNKANLFIAIHADYSDNGSRARGATIYSLRDGVAKSLERSAKGSSAQKVLTKDEIDTVKSANGDVDMIKDILADLANRDLEMTRERSGMFAKTVIENMGESTPLREEPEQQAAFRVLKTAQFPSVLIELAYVTNREDASNLKSGGWREKVAQSIATAIDNYFSYDIARLPM, encoded by the coding sequence ATGGCGACGGTATCACCGGTTCCGGCACCAACTCCCGCAGCCCGCGCCGGCGGGACCCGTTTCGTCATCGGGCTTGCAAGCAAGGTCGACTACCAGGTCTTTTCGCTTGCGAACCCGAACAGGGTCGTCGTCGAGCTTCCTGAAATCAGCGTACGGCTACCGGCGCTCGAAGGCAAAGGACCGACAGGTCTCGTCAAAAGTTTTCGCGCCGGTCTCGCGGCTCGCGGCAAGACGCGCGTCGTGATCGAGGTTACGCAGCCCGTCGTCGTCGAAAGCTCGAATATCAACAAAGACAAGGACGGCCAGTTCCGGCTCTCGCTTGCAATCGTTCCGGCCGACGCCGGAATCGCGGCTCCTCAGAAAGGCATGGCGCAGCCTTCGGCTCTCGGCGCGACGGCCACCTTGCAGCCGCCCGTGCCGCGCCTCGCCGAAAATCCGAGGGAGCGTGCGGCGAAGGCTTTCAAGCCGATCATCGTTCTCGATCCTGGCCACGGCGGTCATGACTCTGGCGCGGAAAAATTCGGTACGATCGAGAAGGATGTCGTTCTCGCCTTCGGTCTCGTACTGCGCGAGATTCTCGAGAAGACCGGGCGCTACCGGGTGCTGATGACGCGGAGCGACGACACGTTCATCCCGCTCGATGAGCGGACGAACTATGCCGAGCGCAACAAAGCGAACCTCTTCATCGCCATTCACGCCGATTACTCGGACAACGGCTCGCGCGCGCGCGGCGCTACGATTTATTCGCTGCGCGACGGCGTCGCGAAGTCGCTCGAACGTTCAGCCAAAGGCAGCTCGGCGCAAAAGGTTTTGACCAAGGACGAAATCGACACCGTCAAAAGCGCCAACGGCGATGTCGATATGATCAAAGACATTCTTGCCGATCTCGCCAACCGCGACCTGGAAATGACGCGTGAACGCAGCGGCATGTTCGCGAAGACGGTCATCGAAAACATGGGCGAAAGCACGCCGCTTCGCGAGGAGCCCGAACAGCAGGCCGCTTTCCGCGTGCTGAAGACGGCGCAGTTTCCATCGGTTCTCATAGAGCTTGCCTACGTGACGAACCGCGAAGACGCCAGCAACCTCAAATCCGGCGGCTGGCGCGAGAAGGTTGCGCAATCGATCGCGACCGCGATCGACAATTACTTCTCATACGATATCGCACGACTTCCTATGTGA
- a CDS encoding molybdenum cofactor biosynthesis protein MoaE: MTVRVAEADFDVSEEMSRLTAGDTGIGGVALFVGKVRGEVQGEALVSMTLEHYPGMTEAELERIEGEAQCRFKLSGSLIVHRVGELKPGDNIVLVIACAPHRQDAFAAAEFLMDYLKMYAPFWKKETLASGASRWVAARASDDEAAAAWAAKSE; encoded by the coding sequence ATGACCGTTCGCGTTGCGGAGGCTGATTTCGACGTCTCGGAAGAGATGTCCCGGCTGACGGCAGGCGACACCGGAATCGGCGGCGTCGCACTTTTCGTCGGCAAGGTCCGTGGCGAAGTCCAAGGCGAAGCGCTCGTCTCGATGACGCTCGAACATTATCCCGGCATGACGGAAGCCGAACTCGAACGCATTGAAGGCGAAGCCCAATGCCGTTTCAAACTGTCGGGCTCGTTAATCGTCCATCGTGTTGGCGAGCTGAAACCCGGCGACAATATCGTGCTCGTCATCGCGTGCGCGCCACACCGGCAGGATGCGTTTGCTGCGGCAGAGTTCCTCATGGACTACCTCAAGATGTATGCGCCATTCTGGAAAAAAGAGACACTTGCCAGCGGCGCTTCTAGATGGGTAGCAGCACGCGCAAGCGATGATGAAGCGGCCGCTGCATGGGCTGCAAAAAGCGAATAA
- the moaD gene encoding molybdopterin converting factor subunit 1 translates to MTEKPNNLKPSAGEIILRYFAWLRERTGLSEERLVLPPEVLTVGDLLLWQSRRGHPFDQAFAKPEAIRVAIDHTHAKPAALIASAREIAFFPPVTGG, encoded by the coding sequence ATGACCGAAAAACCGAACAACTTGAAGCCGAGCGCCGGCGAGATCATCCTGCGTTATTTCGCTTGGCTGCGCGAGCGCACTGGCCTCAGCGAAGAGCGCTTAGTGTTGCCGCCGGAAGTTCTGACGGTTGGCGACCTGCTACTTTGGCAGTCGCGGCGCGGGCATCCTTTCGACCAGGCCTTCGCCAAGCCCGAAGCGATCCGCGTTGCGATCGACCACACGCACGCGAAGCCAGCTGCGCTGATCGCCTCCGCGCGTGAAATCGCATTCTTCCCTCCCGTGACCGGAGGCTGA